The Dunckerocampus dactyliophorus isolate RoL2022-P2 chromosome 13, RoL_Ddac_1.1, whole genome shotgun sequence genome window below encodes:
- the dio2 gene encoding type II iodothyronine deiodinase, whose amino-acid sequence MINTVGSVQKACVHGLRRTAQRGKMGMASDDLLVTLQILPAFFSNCLFLALYDSMVLVKRIVSLLSCSRSAGSGEWRRMLTTAGLRSIWNSFLLDAYKQVKLGCEAPNSKVVKVPDRPQWLHKVSTVPNEQPDASVRNWDECHLLDFESSDRPLVVNFGSATUPPFVSHLPAFRRLVEDFSDVADFLLVYIDEAHPADGWVAPHMGSCSFSVRKHRSLEERIGAARKLIDHFSLPPQLQLVADCMDNNANVAYGVSNERVCIVQHRKVSYLGGKGPFFYNLKDVRQWLEESYGKR is encoded by the exons TTGGGAGCGTGCAGAAAGCATGTGTGCATGGACTGCGCCGCACAGCACAGAGAGGCAAGATGGGGATGGCCAGTGACGACCTGCTGGTAACACTCCAGATATTACCTGCTTTCTTTTCAAACTGTCTCTTCTTGGCGCTGTACGACTCCATGGTGCTGGTGAAGCGCATCGTGTCGCTTCTGAGCTGCTCCAGGTCCGCCGGCTCGGGCGAGTGGCGCCGCATGTTGACTACGGCGGGGCTCCGCTCCATCTGGAATAGTTTCCTCCTGGACGCCTACAAACAG GTCAAACTTGGCTGTGAGGCACCCAACTCCAAAGTGGTAAAGGTGCCGGATCGTCCTCAGTGGCTTCACAAGGTTAGCACTGTACCTAATGAGCAACCTGATGCTTCGGTCCGAAATTGGGACGAATGCCACCTTCTGGATTTTGAGTCTTCCGATCGTCCCCTGGTGGTGAACTTTGGCTCAGCCACCTGACCCCCCTTCGTCAGCCACTTGCCAGCTTTCCGGCGGCTGGTGGAAGACTTCAGCGACGTTGCTGATTTTCTGTTGGTGTACATTGACGAGGCTCATCCGGCTGACGGCTGGGTGGCCCCACATATGGGCTCTTGCTCGTTCAGTGTGCGGAAGCATCGGAGTTTAGAGGAGAGGATTGGAGCGGCGCGCAAGCTCATTGATCACTTTTCTCTGCCTCCGCAGTTACAGCTAGTGGCTGACTGCATGGACAACAATGCTAATGTGGCTTATGGTGTGTCCAATGAACGGGTGTGTATAGTACAACACAGAAAGGTTAGCTACCTTGGTGGCAAGGGGCCTTTCTTTTACAATTTGAAGGATGTGCGGCAATGGCTGGAGGAAAGCTACGGTAAACGGTAG